The genomic region TCAACGCCAGCCATGTACGTTGCGTATGGCCATGGGCAACAAAAATTGAAATAACCGCAATCACGGCGGCACCCAAGACGCACACCCACAGCGGGCTGTACCCATGAAGAATGAGTGGCACAATTGCGAAAGCAATTACCGCAATACTAATGCCAAGGCCCACTATCGCACCTATCCCCTGACGTCTTCCTACTACTGCGACCAATAAAAAGAATAGTCCGAACAGAGCGCCAACCCGCGGCAATCGATAGCGTTCGGCTATGTAATAACGCTCTAACGACTCATCATCTTCCGACCGAATCAGAACGACTGTTTCACCAGCAACTGCAAACTCACCCTCTCGAACGAGGTAATCACCGCCATGACGGATATCAAAAATTTCACCAGCATCAAGGCCACCAAGAACTCGAACACGTACATCTTGATAGGTTGATGCGCCATTTTCTGTTTCATCGCTCCCGGTGCGTAGTACTTCAATCACCTCGCCGCGAACATAGGTATTGTAAATAACCGGCGCTTCTGTTTCTGCGGCAGCAATTATCGGCAGCGACCAAACAATGATGCTGAGGAGAGCAATAGTTCGACTACGCATGTTTCTTAGAGCAGCGCATGCAAAGTCCAAAAAATTCTAAGGCGTGTTCGTCAATACGAGCGAAAGATTTTGTTTGTTTCAATACTTTTCGACGTACAGCAGCAATACCACACTCTTGAAAATTCTCTACTGCTCCGCAGTTTCGACACACTACGTGATGATGGTCGTCTGAAGCAACTTCATAGTGCGCATGGCCATGACGCAAATTGACTTGCCGCACAGCGCCGCAGTTCTCAAGCGATTCAAGTGTTCTGTACACGGTCGCTTGATCAGTCGTCGCCGTAAGCCCAGCAAGAACACCGCGGATACTAAGCGGCCCAGGCGCGTGTAGTAATGTGTCTAAAATAGCAACGCGTGAAGCAGTTACCCGTAGACCTTTTGATTTTAAGATATTCCTTGAAGTGACTGTAATTTTTTTCATACCGTTGCTACTCAAGTAGCAGGAACGTTGCGCTGACGTTACGGTCAGAAAAACGATACTCCAGAATTTCGCCTTCAGCTTTCTTCTCTGCTAACCACATCGCAACAACTTTTCGTAAGGCGCCAGTGCCGATACCAAAAATTATCTTACCTGTGCGCTGACTCTGGTACACCGCTTGATCCAAAAAATCATCCAACTCACGAAGCGCTTCAGCCACATTCTTCCCGTGTAAATCTAGCTGTGGGGTTTCTGGATTCACCCCTGCTGCCGCCAATATGGTGCCACGGATATCCGAAACTGGTGGGGCAACTTCGCTAGGTGAACCAGCACCTTCGCGCATTTTCAATTTCCATGATTTTGGCATAAGCGTAAGCATAACGTACTATTCATAAACCGTAAAAAACAGGCATAACTTATGTAACGCCTGTTTCTTGCCACCCAGCATGCTAAACTTATCATATGAATAATCGAATAAACTACCTGTTACTTGCCAGTATAGTCCTTAGTGCCACGCTGGCTGCTGTGCTCTACTTCGTGGGTAGTAATCTTGCTACTACCGTGCTATTCGTCACGCTCATTGTTGGCAGCCTCCCGACGGGCTATCGAATTATTCGCTCAGCGCTACGAGGCCAAATGGGTGCGGATTTTATTGCGCTTGCCGCCATTTTGACAGCACTTATCATGGGCCAGTATCTGGCTGGCGTTGCGATTCTCCTCATGCTCACCACGGGTGAAGCCCTAGATTCCTACGCCCAAGGTCGTGCCACGGCCGAGCTTACGAAGCTACTCGAAAACACACCACGCACAGCGCACCGACAACAAACGAATGGACAAATTGAAGACATACCCATAGAAGCAGTCGTTATTGGAGACACCCTCATAATTAAACCAAGCGAAATCGTGCCAATTGACTGTGTGGTTATCCAGGGCGACATCACAATAGATGAATCTGCTATCACCGGTGAAAGTTTACCCGTCAGTAAATCCCCAGGTTCAATTGTATACAGTGGCTCGATTACCACCGATCAGCCCTTTACTGCCCGAGCCACTAGCACAAGTGCAGCCAGCCGTTATCAAACAATTGTTCGCCTCGTACGCAATGCCCAGGAAGAACGCTCCCCCATTGTTCGCCTGGCGGACAAGTACGCTGGTCAATTCACCATTGCAACCTTTTTACTTGCCGGCCTGGCGTGGTTTGTTTCTGGTGACCCAACCCGCATGCTCGCTGTGCTTGTTGTTGCCTCGCCTTGCCCGCTTATACTTGCAGCACCCATAGCAATGATTTCTGGCATCAGTAAGGCTGCCAGCCGAGGCGTTATTATGAAAAGCGGCTCGGCACTTGAACGGTTAGCTGGCGCTCGAGGCCTTATTTTTGACAAAACCGGCACCCTCACGGTTGGGAAACCAACGGCTGTCCGTATTGTTGCTTTTGACGCACATACCGAAGATGACGTCCTCAGCATTGCCGCCTCAGTGGATCAACTTTCCACGCATGTTTTTGCTCGAGCTATCGTAGCTGAGGCACAAAGTAAAAAGCTTCAGCTTGTATACCCTGAGGCTTTTTCCGAAGTTATTAGTCACGGCACTGTCGGCACGATCAAAGGAACGCGCTACGTCGTTGGCTCCCTGCAACACATACATAAGCAAAAGCTAGCAATTCCCACAACACTCGCCGCAATCGAAGCAACGGCTCGTGAGGAAGGTTTGTCAGTCGTTTGTGTGGCCAGTGAAACTGCCATACTCGGATATATCCTGTTCGCTGATGTCATTCAACCTGATGTGCATGATTTATTCCAAAAAATACGTAGTCACTCGTTACAAAAAATTGTCATGCTAACGGGAGACAAAATCGCTGTGGCTGAAAAAATTTCCGCAGCGGTCGGCATTGAGGAATACCACGCGGAACTACTTCCGGAAGACAAAGTACTGTGGGTTAAAAAACTACAGACCGAGCACGGCCCCATGGCCATGGTTGGTGACGGCATTAACGACGCACCAGCTCTCGCCGCTGCCTCCGTTGGCATTGCCATCGCCCACGGTGGAGCAACAGCAGCATCCGAAACAGGTGACATTATTATCACTGGTGCCGGCATTGCCAACATTCACGATGCTATCCACATTGCCCAGCGTTCGAGTCAACTCGCGAAACAAAGTATCGGCGTTGGCATGGGTCTAAGTATCGGGCTTATGGTTTTTGCGGCGTTCGGTTACATTCCACCAGTACTCGGTGCGGTACTGCAAGAAGTCGTTGACGTTATTGTTATTGCCAACGCACTTCGACTACACCTTGAAACAATTACGTAAGTTCACTATCGCCAAAAGGCGTACAATGCCGCCAAGCCAATGCGGTAGTACCCAAACACAGTAAAATCATTTTTTGCCACATAGTGAAGTAACCAACGAATGCTGAGTAGCGCAACGATAAATGCCGTTACAAATCCCACCACCAGAAGGTCCACATTCGCCCGAGTAAACAGTTCATAATTCTTTACGATATCCAGCATACTTGCCGCTGCAATTGTTGGCACTGCTAACAAAAAAGAAAACGCCACAATTGTTTGACGTCGAAGCCCCAAAAGTAGTCCACCAATAATGGTCGCGCCGGAACGCGACACCCCTGGGATAATTGCAACTGACTGAAAACAGCCGATTAAAAAACAGGTGTGGTAAGAAAGTTCAGAAATTTCAGCAGTCGTCGTTATACTCGACTGACCGCGCCATTTTTCAAATACAAGTATAACGACACCGCCAAGAAACAGTGCCCAGAGCACAACCGTGGTATTGGCAAGTACATATTGTTTCAAAAACGGATAGAGCAGTATTCCAACGAGTCCGGTTGGCACAAACGCTACAGCTAAGCGCATAAGCACTTGCCATTGCAAAAAACTGCGCCAATAAAGGGTCACAACAGCCAGTATGGCACCGAGCTGAATAATAATTTCAAAACTTTTCAAAAAATCATCCGCCGTAATTCCGAGCACCTGACTTGTCAAAATAAGATGCGCCGTTGAAGAAACAGGCAAGAACTCCGTTAGCCCTTCAACGATACCGAGAATGATGGCGTCAAAATAGGTCATGTGTGCCACACTATCAATTTAACGCTGTACCTGCTTCCAGCGCCACGAAATTAGAGTGACAAAGTAACGAAGATTCAACAGAAAAACTATTGTGTTCAAAACAACCAGCACACTTCCCACGCTTGCCAATACTCCAGCACTGACTCTGCTTAAAACATGAACCAACCACCACAGAAACGGGGCTGATGGATCTTCTTGTAGCTCATCAGAAAATAATAACTGTACAGCAAGTTGAGGGCCACGATTGGCAGCCACCAAAAAAATATAGCCAACGAATATCCCCGCGACAGTCGACAGCATCGAGAAAAATACTACTTGTCGACCACGGGCACTCGTCGGCATGGCAAATAATTGTAATCTTAACTGCGCTGACAAGATATCACCAATCATGGCAATACGACGTTTTAATCCAATCGTGAAGCCAAATTTTTTTTCTTTTACTACCTGTGTAACGCCAGGAAGCATGACAAAGCTCAAACCCTTACTGTAATGCTGCGCATAAAAATTAAGACCAGTTTCTACCCGAAAACGAACTTTGTAATAATCAGGCAATAACTTCCATAGCGCTTTAGTTAATGCACGTTCTCCACCCAAAAGCGCCGTGAACGCTAATACGTACCGCAAATAGTAAACCGTTCGATGTCGCATACCCACGCACATTGCCACCTCTCCGTACAATACGGGCTCAAGAATCTTATCAATCGCTGAGTGAGTTAAGCCGACGATATCGGCATCGGTAAAAAAGAGGAGTTCGCCCGTGGCAACCTTAACGCCAGCAGCAAGGGCTTGAGCTTTACCATGATTTTTTTGAAGACGAACCAATCGAACTGGGTAACGGGCAACAATCTCCGACAGATTATCGGTGGAACCGTCATCAACCACAATGACTTCAGAAAATCCAGTATACGTCGTCAAAACATCGAGCACGGTGGCTATTCGTGCAGCTTCGTTGAATGCGGCAACAATGGCGGTTACTTTTTGAGAAGACGATTCGATAGCCATACCGTGATGGGCTGATACGTGAAAAAGACGAGCACTAATACGAGTAACGCTACTTCAACATGACCAAAATACGAAATAAGGTTCACAGAACCGCGACCAGCCAACCAGCCCAGTAGCACCATGACCGTTAGCCACAGTATGGCGCCGGCAGTATCAAAAAAAAGAAACGTACTGAACCGAAGTCGCCGGGTAGCGAGATATAGTAATGTCAGAATACGGGTTCCGTAGAGAAATTTAATAAATAGTAACGCCAAAAATGGTTTGGTGCCGAATCGCTCTTCAATAGTCGCCAGTACCGTTTCGTATTTTTTTTGATAGCGACGGAAGACAAAAGTCGTTGCCTGACGACCAAATAAAAACCAAACGCTATCTGAGAATACCGTTCCGAGTAACGCGACCCACCACACCACGACCGGAGACCATAACCCCTGTCCCGACAAAAATGCAGCCGTAAGAATAACACTTTCACCAAAGAAAACACTGCCTAAAAAAATGCCAAAAACGTGATGAGCAATGATAAATTGGATAACTGCAGGGCTAATCATTGCTTCTAGTATACCTTGAATCGACCGAATGCAGACACTACACAACTTCTAGAACTATTGAGCCTTGTTTTTTCCTTTGCAGGGTCTACTATTGTGGGTACTACGTACTACTCGGCACGTAGAATTCCAGCAGGAGAAACGCCATGCAAGGAGCACGTCGCGCACGCAGCTGTGAAGGCAAGGATCCGGACTTCGAAGAGAACCTCGATCCGGAACCGGACACCGCAACCGACACCGAAGTCGAAGAGGACGACGAGGACTAGATCCCGTCTACCCT from Patescibacteria group bacterium harbors:
- a CDS encoding YibE/F family protein, which produces MRSRTIALLSIIVWSLPIIAAAETEAPVIYNTYVRGEVIEVLRTGSDETENGASTYQDVRVRVLGGLDAGEIFDIRHGGDYLVREGEFAVAGETVVLIRSEDDESLERYYIAERYRLPRVGALFGLFFLLVAVVGRRQGIGAIVGLGISIAVIAFAIVPLILHGYSPLWVCVLGAAVIAVISIFVAHGHTQRTWLALTSTLLTLLGTVAVAGLAVLFAKLSGAASEEAYYIQVGQFENLDLRGLLFGAIIIGTLGVLDDVTTSQVAAIEEIHKANGSLSVTELYHRGMSVGREHIAALVNTLALAYAGASFPLFLLVAAFPTQPLWVTLNSQIIIEEVIRTLVGSSALVLAVPLSSLLAAIVFGREKPAAV
- a CDS encoding Fur family transcriptional regulator, which codes for MKKITVTSRNILKSKGLRVTASRVAILDTLLHAPGPLSIRGVLAGLTATTDQATVYRTLESLENCGAVRQVNLRHGHAHYEVASDDHHHVVCRNCGAVENFQECGIAAVRRKVLKQTKSFARIDEHALEFFGLCMRCSKKHA
- a CDS encoding Smr/MutS family protein, with the translated sequence MPKSWKLKMREGAGSPSEVAPPVSDIRGTILAAAGVNPETPQLDLHGKNVAEALRELDDFLDQAVYQSQRTGKIIFGIGTGALRKVVAMWLAEKKAEGEILEYRFSDRNVSATFLLLE
- a CDS encoding heavy metal translocating P-type ATPase, encoding MNNRINYLLLASIVLSATLAAVLYFVGSNLATTVLFVTLIVGSLPTGYRIIRSALRGQMGADFIALAAILTALIMGQYLAGVAILLMLTTGEALDSYAQGRATAELTKLLENTPRTAHRQQTNGQIEDIPIEAVVIGDTLIIKPSEIVPIDCVVIQGDITIDESAITGESLPVSKSPGSIVYSGSITTDQPFTARATSTSAASRYQTIVRLVRNAQEERSPIVRLADKYAGQFTIATFLLAGLAWFVSGDPTRMLAVLVVASPCPLILAAPIAMISGISKAASRGVIMKSGSALERLAGARGLIFDKTGTLTVGKPTAVRIVAFDAHTEDDVLSIAASVDQLSTHVFARAIVAEAQSKKLQLVYPEAFSEVISHGTVGTIKGTRYVVGSLQHIHKQKLAIPTTLAAIEATAREEGLSVVCVASETAILGYILFADVIQPDVHDLFQKIRSHSLQKIVMLTGDKIAVAEKISAAVGIEEYHAELLPEDKVLWVKKLQTEHGPMAMVGDGINDAPALAAASVGIAIAHGGATAASETGDIIITGAGIANIHDAIHIAQRSSQLAKQSIGVGMGLSIGLMVFAAFGYIPPVLGAVLQEVVDVIVIANALRLHLETIT
- the uppP gene encoding undecaprenyl-diphosphatase UppP, encoding MTYFDAIILGIVEGLTEFLPVSSTAHLILTSQVLGITADDFLKSFEIIIQLGAILAVVTLYWRSFLQWQVLMRLAVAFVPTGLVGILLYPFLKQYVLANTTVVLWALFLGGVVILVFEKWRGQSSITTTAEISELSYHTCFLIGCFQSVAIIPGVSRSGATIIGGLLLGLRRQTIVAFSFLLAVPTIAAASMLDIVKNYELFTRANVDLLVVGFVTAFIVALLSIRWLLHYVAKNDFTVFGYYRIGLAALYAFWR
- a CDS encoding glycosyltransferase family 2 protein, translating into MAIESSSQKVTAIVAAFNEAARIATVLDVLTTYTGFSEVIVVDDGSTDNLSEIVARYPVRLVRLQKNHGKAQALAAGVKVATGELLFFTDADIVGLTHSAIDKILEPVLYGEVAMCVGMRHRTVYYLRYVLAFTALLGGERALTKALWKLLPDYYKVRFRVETGLNFYAQHYSKGLSFVMLPGVTQVVKEKKFGFTIGLKRRIAMIGDILSAQLRLQLFAMPTSARGRQVVFFSMLSTVAGIFVGYIFLVAANRGPQLAVQLLFSDELQEDPSAPFLWWLVHVLSRVSAGVLASVGSVLVVLNTIVFLLNLRYFVTLISWRWKQVQR
- a CDS encoding VTT domain-containing protein, translated to MISPAVIQFIIAHHVFGIFLGSVFFGESVILTAAFLSGQGLWSPVVVWWVALLGTVFSDSVWFLFGRQATTFVFRRYQKKYETVLATIEERFGTKPFLALLFIKFLYGTRILTLLYLATRRLRFSTFLFFDTAGAILWLTVMVLLGWLAGRGSVNLISYFGHVEVALLVLVLVFFTYQPITVWLSNRLLKK